The genomic region ATGGCATATCAGGGATTTGGCCGGGGACTTGACCTTAAGATGCTGAGAGATATTGATGCAGTTGCAAGGGATGGCGTATGGCCTGAGCTGACAATACTGCTTGACCTTGACGTAAGGGCAGGACTTCAGAGAAACAGCCATGCCGGAAAAAAGGACCGGATTGAGATGGAGGAGATCGCGTTTCACGAACGGGTCAGAGAGGGGTTTTTAAGCATTGCCCGCAAGGAGCCCGAAAGGGTGAAGGTGGTGGATGCCTCAAGGCCGATAGATGCTGTATTTGCAGAAGTCAGGGCATTGATGGATCAGATGTTGCCTGATGAATCAGATTAAAGCCACGCACAAAGGACACAATGGATAAACACACCCTTCGAGTCCTTGAATTCAATAAGATACTCGAGATGGCAGGTGCCTTTGCCGTTTCCTCACCCGGAAAAACCCTTGTCCTCAACATAAAACCAATTGGCGACATCAAGGGTATCAGGGACCGGATCAACCTCATCTCTGAGGGCAGACACCTCATGGCCGAGGGAAAACACCTCGGTATAGAGCATTTTGAAGAGCTGACGCCCCTGTTTCAGAAGCTAAGACCCGCAGATTCCGTGCTTACCCCATATGAGCTGACGGATTTCCTGCCCCTCTTCTCATCTGCCATCAATATAAAGGGTTTTTTGAGGGCCGAACCCTCCCTCCCGATGCTCAGTGAAATCGCCTCACACCTCAGGACCCACAGCTACCTCAAGCGAAAGATAGAGTCCTCTATTGACAGTGAGGGCAGGATAGCAGATGGGGCATCTCCTGAGCTCTCTGCCATAAGAGAGGGCCTCGGGCATCTTGACAAGAGGATCAAGACAGCCCTTGAGGGCCTGCTCCGGAGGAGCGACCTCAAGCCCCACATACAGGAATTCTACATAACCGGGAGAAACAACAGATTGGTCATTCCTGTAAAGAGGGATTCAAGGGGGCACGTAAAGGGGGTAGTCCATGACATCTCAAACTCAGGTGAGACACTTTTTATTGAGCCCTATGAGACCCAGGCCCTCGGTAATGAACTCGAATCCCTGCGGGCAGAGGAGAAGGTCGAGGAATTCAGGGTACTGAAAAGGCTTTCAGCCGTGCTCAGGGAAGCGCTTGCAGAGATAGTCGAGGACTATAATACAGTACTGAGGATCGACTGTATTTCAGCCCTTGCCGCCTTCTCAGAGATGCTGGGGATGACACCGCCCGAGATTAACGGACGCGGATACATAAGGGTTATGAAGGGGCGGCACCCCCTGCTGTGGCAGGCATTGAGGAGGATTGGTCAGGAAGAGAGACTCCAGCCCCTTGACTTTGAACTTGGCAGTGACTACTCCTGCATGGTAATAACAGGCTCAAATACAGGGGGGAAAACAGTGGCCCTAAAGACTGTAGGAGTCCTGCAGATAATGGCCCTCTGCGGGATGCACCTGCCTGTTGAATCAGGTACAACCCTTCCGATGCTCAGCAAGGTGCTTGCTGATATTGGCGATGAGCAGTCCATTGAGCAGAACCTCTCCACCTTTTCCGCACACATGGGCCGCATATCCGAAATCCTGGCCCGCAGTGACAGGGAGACCCTCGTGATAATAGATGAGCTTGGCACAGGGACTGACCCAGAGGAAGGGGGGCCTCTGTCATGCGCCATACTCCGGGAGCTCAGGAGGCGCGGTGCCCTTACTGCCGTATCAACGCATCTTGGACTCTTAAAAGCCTTTGCCCATACAGAGCCGGGAATGATAAACGCAGCAATGCAGATGAAGGAAGAGATTTCAGACGGCCTCCCAGCTTACAGGCCCACCTACAGACTTCTTATTGGAGAGATGGGACAGTCCCACGCCTTTGAGATAGCCGGACGGCTCGGCTTGCCGGCGGCGCTGATAAGAGAGGCCCGCGGGCTTATGAAGGAATCGGGAGCAAGGGTCGAGACCCTGCTTGCAGAGCTGATGCGAAAGAGAGAGGAGCTTGACCGGATGCTTGCAGAGACTGCGCGCCTGAGGCAGGAGCTGACAGGGCTTCGTGTATCACTGAGAGAAGAGATCAAGAGGATACGGGTTGAGAGGAAAGAGATTTTGTCAGGAACTCTGAGAGAGGCAGAGGGGATACTGCTGAAGGCAAAGAGGGAGGCCCGTAACGTTATAAAGCAACTGAGACAGACTGAACTCATGAAGGCAAGGGAGGTTTTAAAAGGCCTTGACCAAAGCCTTGCCGAAGTCAGGCAGAAGCAGGAGAGGTATGCAGCAGAGGAGACTCCGGGACTCCGGGAGGTCAGAGAGGGCCAGACTGTCTGTATCAGGAGGCTCGGTGTCAATGGTGTTGTCCGCTCGGTAAACCGGAGGACGGGACGATGCAGGGTTGTGGTCAGGGGCCGCGAGATAGAGGTCCCTGCCGGAGAGCTTGCAGAACCAATGACAGAACCTGCTGATGAGGCAGCCTCCACAGTCGGAACAATCAGGAGCATGTCCGGTCCTGATGATATCACTGAGGGGATTTCAGGGAAACTGAACTTGATAGGCCAGAGGGTTGACCCTGCCCTTTCCGTGCTTGAGCGATACCTTAATGACGCATCAATTGCAGAACTCAGGAGCGTGAAGATAGTTCACGGCATAGGCACAGGCAGGCTATCCACCGCTATCCGGCAATATCTGAAAGGGCATCCCCTTGTGAGGGATTTCAGGAAAGGGGATGAAGATGAAGGTGGTGAGGCAGTAACAGTGGTTTATCTCTGATCCTTTATCGCCCTGTTGGCAATATCCTTTCTGTAGTGCATCCCCTCAAAATGTATCTTGCCGATCGCCTCATATGCCCTGTCCCTTGCCTCCTTTATATCCTTTCCAAGGGCTGTGACACCAAGTACGCGGCCGCCTGTCGTCACGATATCCTGGCCGTCATACGCTGTGCCCGCATGGAAGACTACCGTGTCCTCCATCTGCTTGACGTCATCAAGCCCTGTTATCAGCTTGCCGGTCTCGTATTTACCGGGATAACCCCCGGATGCTGCGACCACACACACGGATGCCTCGGGTCTCCATTCAAGGGAGATGTCAGAGAGTTTTTCGTCAGTAATGGCCAGGGATATCTCCAGGAGGTCTGAGTCAAGTCTTGTCAGGATCGGCTGGGTCTCCGGGTCTCCAAACCGACAGTTGAACTCAAGCACGTAGGGTTCACCGTCTCTTAACATTATGCCTGCATAGAGAACACCCTTGTACTTTATCCCTTCCTTCTTCAAACCCCGTATGGCAGGCTTCATAACCCTGTCCATAATCTTCTTTTCAATCTCGGGTGTTATCACCGGTGCAGGACTGTAAGCACCCATCCCGCCGGTATTCGGCCCTTCGTCATTGTCGTAAACCCGTTTGTGGTCCTGGGAACTTGCCATCGGCAGTATGGTCTTCCCGTCGGTAAAGACAAGGTATGATGCCTCTTCACCCTCAAGACACTCCTCAACAACCACCCGGTCACCTGCAGGACCAAAGGCCTTTTCCTTCATTATAAGTCTCAGGGCGCTTATTGCCTCACTCACGGTTTTGGCCACGAAAACGCCCTTTCCTGCGGCCAGACCATCTGCCTTTATGACTATCGGAGCCCCTTTCATCCTCACATGCTCCTCAGCGTGGATATAGGAGGTGAAGGTCTTGTATTCGGCACTGGGGATCTTGTATTTCCTCATGAACTCCTTAGCAAAGACCTTGCTTGCCTCAAGTCTGGCAGCGTCCTTTACCGGACCAAGACACCTCCTGCCTTCGCGCTCAAATTTATCAACAATCCCTTTTGTCAGCGGGTCTTCAGGGCCTGCTATGGTCAGGTCTATCCAGTCATACTTGACAAAGTCAATGAGCGACTCGTGATCAGAGATATCTATATCAATACATTCGGCAATCTCTGAAATACCTGCATTGCCGGGGCTACAGTAAATTTTGTCAACACGGGGGCTCCGTGCGAGTTTCCACACAATGGCATGTTCTCTGCCGCCGCCTCCTAAAACAAGAACCTTCATGAAAAAACCTCCTCGGGAATCATTTATCCGTCATTTTGTGTCCGGAAGGACAAAACGCTGTCAGAAAAAAACTGAAAAGGCCGGATGTGCAATGGTGAATTAACAAGTTCCAGTCTGTTCGGCATTCCGGTATCTTCGTGATTTGTTTATTCCATACCTTGCTGAACAAACTGCTCTTGTCTCAACTAAAAATCGCTGGTATCCGCCCAGCTTTCCTGTATTACGTCAGAGAGGTATTTTGCAATCAGGGAATCATAATGAGAAGTGTGGCTGAAGACCTTCTGGGCAAGCCTTACCCTGGTCTTGTAACTTATCTCTCCGCCAAGTCTTATCATCTCCTCACGGATAATATCATAGTCATCAGGATCAACAACAACTGCAACGCTTTCAAAGTTCTTGGCTGCAGCCCGGAGCATGGTTGGTCCGCCGATATCAATGTTCTCTATGGCCTCCTGAAATGTCACATCCGGCTTTGAGATGGTCTTCTCAAATGGGTAAAGGTTTACAACGACCATATCAATGGGCTCTATACCCTGGGCCTTTAACTCATCAATATGCTTCTGATTATCCCTTTTCGCAAGCAGCCCGGCGTGTATTCTCGGATGAAGGGTTTTGACCCGTCCATCAAGCATCTCCGGAAATCCGGTGTAGTCAGAGACCTCAACAACCGGCACCCCGATCTCTCTGAGCTTCATAGCGGTTCCTCCGGTTGACAGAATCTCTACATTGAGATCATTCAATGTCTTTACAAATTCCTCTATCCCTGTCTTGTCAGAGACGCTTACTATTGTCCTCCTAACCCTTGGCATTTTATCCTCCGTTTTTACGAGTTATGGGTTACAGGTTTAACTGACAACAAAAAGCACGGTATGATTTTAGCATCTTGCCTTTGCAGAGGTAA from Nitrospirota bacterium harbors:
- the tmk gene encoding dTMP kinase, whose protein sequence is MSGVFITFEGIEGSGKSTVSELASKYLASNGFKVIHTYEPGDTAAGKEIRSILLDPAHKGMHPVTELLLYFADRAEHVHHLIAPALKRGDVVLCDRFTDSTMAYQGFGRGLDLKMLRDIDAVARDGVWPELTILLDLDVRAGLQRNSHAGKKDRIEMEEIAFHERVREGFLSIARKEPERVKVVDASRPIDAVFAEVRALMDQMLPDESD
- a CDS encoding endonuclease MutS2, producing the protein MDKHTLRVLEFNKILEMAGAFAVSSPGKTLVLNIKPIGDIKGIRDRINLISEGRHLMAEGKHLGIEHFEELTPLFQKLRPADSVLTPYELTDFLPLFSSAINIKGFLRAEPSLPMLSEIASHLRTHSYLKRKIESSIDSEGRIADGASPELSAIREGLGHLDKRIKTALEGLLRRSDLKPHIQEFYITGRNNRLVIPVKRDSRGHVKGVVHDISNSGETLFIEPYETQALGNELESLRAEEKVEEFRVLKRLSAVLREALAEIVEDYNTVLRIDCISALAAFSEMLGMTPPEINGRGYIRVMKGRHPLLWQALRRIGQEERLQPLDFELGSDYSCMVITGSNTGGKTVALKTVGVLQIMALCGMHLPVESGTTLPMLSKVLADIGDEQSIEQNLSTFSAHMGRISEILARSDRETLVIIDELGTGTDPEEGGPLSCAILRELRRRGALTAVSTHLGLLKAFAHTEPGMINAAMQMKEEISDGLPAYRPTYRLLIGEMGQSHAFEIAGRLGLPAALIREARGLMKESGARVETLLAELMRKREELDRMLAETARLRQELTGLRVSLREEIKRIRVERKEILSGTLREAEGILLKAKREARNVIKQLRQTELMKAREVLKGLDQSLAEVRQKQERYAAEETPGLREVREGQTVCIRRLGVNGVVRSVNRRTGRCRVVVRGREIEVPAGELAEPMTEPADEAASTVGTIRSMSGPDDITEGISGKLNLIGQRVDPALSVLERYLNDASIAELRSVKIVHGIGTGRLSTAIRQYLKGHPLVRDFRKGDEDEGGEAVTVVYL
- the purD gene encoding phosphoribosylamine--glycine ligase, translating into MKVLVLGGGGREHAIVWKLARSPRVDKIYCSPGNAGISEIAECIDIDISDHESLIDFVKYDWIDLTIAGPEDPLTKGIVDKFEREGRRCLGPVKDAARLEASKVFAKEFMRKYKIPSAEYKTFTSYIHAEEHVRMKGAPIVIKADGLAAGKGVFVAKTVSEAISALRLIMKEKAFGPAGDRVVVEECLEGEEASYLVFTDGKTILPMASSQDHKRVYDNDEGPNTGGMGAYSPAPVITPEIEKKIMDRVMKPAIRGLKKEGIKYKGVLYAGIMLRDGEPYVLEFNCRFGDPETQPILTRLDSDLLEISLAITDEKLSDISLEWRPEASVCVVAASGGYPGKYETGKLITGLDDVKQMEDTVVFHAGTAYDGQDIVTTGGRVLGVTALGKDIKEARDRAYEAIGKIHFEGMHYRKDIANRAIKDQR
- a CDS encoding IMP cyclohydrolase; the encoded protein is MPRVRRTIVSVSDKTGIEEFVKTLNDLNVEILSTGGTAMKLREIGVPVVEVSDYTGFPEMLDGRVKTLHPRIHAGLLAKRDNQKHIDELKAQGIEPIDMVVVNLYPFEKTISKPDVTFQEAIENIDIGGPTMLRAAAKNFESVAVVVDPDDYDIIREEMIRLGGEISYKTRVRLAQKVFSHTSHYDSLIAKYLSDVIQESWADTSDF